The genomic segment TACTCGAAAGACAGATGCAGGGGCATTCAAGGCTAGACAActtaatgagaccttgtctcaacaacaatgaccaaagaaaagtaaaaagagggctaGTGAAGTAGCTTGGTGGCCGAGCACATGTCTAGAGTCCCCCAGTGCCAGGCTTAGGTGTGGCCCAGTGGTAGAGTACCTGTCTAACAAATACAAGGCCCTCAGTACACtacacacaacaaaaataaataaacaaattaaaaaatacgtACAGCTCCTGCACACATATCAGAACTTTGAGGTTAATAAGTGAATACAGAGGAGGAAGTCTCTTGTGGTACTGGGCACTTAGTTATTATTCCAATGGGTTAAGTCACTGGTTGCCAAGCACAAGTGGGCACAAAGGGGAAATATGTGGTCCATCCAGAAGCAAACTGCAAGCACAGGACTACGGTGCCAAGGACAGATCCATTTAACCTCAGCAACACCAGGGCTGGGAACAAGGACCCAATCTGTTTCTGTCACTAGCGGCCTTCTCAGAAGCATAAGTGGCTCAGGAAGAACCACCCAGAACAGATGGGCACAAGCAGTTTCCACTGAGACAGGAGATCATCTACACAGAGCTCTCAAAGCCAGGCTAATCAAAAGGTGCCCCACCACAAGGGACAGCATGTTCTGGGACAAGGGACCCAAGGAGAAGGAAGCCACTCACCTGCTGAGCGGCCTTGTCTGCAAGCAGCGCGAACTCCACGGACAGACCCTTGAGTGCTTGCTTCAGGGAGCCCCACGTGCTGAGGTGCAGAGCAGCCCAGGAGGGAAGAGGGGTTGTGTCAGAGCCTAACGCACTGTAGGAACAGAACACACACTCGTCTGCCTGTCCCTTCCCTAGAACTCTGTTCCCAGGAGGGTCAGAGCTCCTGGGAGCGATCTGAGACTCTGGAAGGTTCAGTAGGGACGTTTGGCAGTAGGTGAGGAAGGCAGGGCCTCAGGCCCCTCTAGACCCAGGAAATCACTGCTACTACCAACAAGACATGAACGTCTGTGAGCTGGGGAAGATGGGTTCTACACCCCCTACAAAGGAAGCTTGGTctgccactggctgctcttgccaaGGCAAGcaaactttctttgtttttgttttatattttgtactGGCTAATTCAACATGGGAGAATCTAACCCTCTGGGCATGTCCTTGAGGGAACTTCTAAactaggttaactgaggtgggaactGAAGAAGGTAGCATCTTTCCCTGGTCTGGGCatagactaaataaaaagaaagtgagctgagcaccagcgtccatctctctctgcttcctgcctgtggatgtcatatgaccagctgcctcacgctcCTACGACCATGTTTTTCCTGCCATGACGGACTGTGCACCCACAGACTGTGTGACACAATCAACacttctttcctcccttaagtGGCTGCTGTCAGGTGTCTTCTCACAGCAGTGCAAGGTGCCAAGAAGACTACACTGTGGGAGCTATAGGAGCTGTGTGAGGGTCCCAGCGCCCTGTATAACCATCACCACTGctttctcctgccccctccccactaCCTGTGGATCAACTCTTCTTCCCACAGTGCAATGGGTCAGGGTGGTAGGCAGACCCAGCCCCCAACCAGACTTATGCCACAGTCCCTACGGGCCACATGCCTGAGCTCCTTCCCGAATATGAGAAGATCGGCAGCATTGTCGATGGCGCGGGTCGCAATCCGCTCGGCTCTGTCTCGAAGTTTGTAGAAGCTGTTGTAGACATTTCGAATCAGCTCCCGACTCATGGCAAACTGGGTCTGGATGTCAGCTGGGAGGAAGTCCTAGGAAAGGGTGGCAAGAAAAGAGACAGTGGCCTGATGTTTAGTCTCAGAGAGAGGAGGACATCCTGGAGCCTGCTTACTCATGGCTAAAAGCTGAACCCCGCTACAAGGGGATCCAACAAGGGCAGGTGGTAGATAACGGTGTGATCCCCATCGCCCAACAGAGGCATGGTGAGGATAACCAAGGGTTAGCACTACCATTCATCTGCttaagaggagaaggaaaaccCAAAATCAGAAAACTACCTTAGCCCTAGCAGCCAGCTTACAGTTCGTGAATTCATCTCCAACGCACTGGGCCGCCTCCTTGAGCTTGTGCTGAACAtcctggaagaggaaagagacagcTTCATCCTCTTCTGCTGGAAATGACACCCAGCTGAGAGCAAGTAAGCGCCTTACTTCAGCCAACACGAGAGCTAGGCCTGGTGAGGCTTGCCTatcatctcagcactggggagacctCGGGCAGGAGaaagagctccaggccagtagGGGCTACAcaacgagaccctgtctcaggaaagtgaggctgggaagatggtccaatgggtaagagcacttgttacacAAGCATCCAATTCAGAATCCCTAGAGCGCAGGCCAAAAGTCAGATGTTGCCTCATacgcctgtaacccagcactggggaacagaggcagaatGGCTGGCACTTTTTGACTACCAGcataactccaggttcagtgagagaccctgtctcaaaggagtaaGGCAGACagtgatagagcaggacaccAGATGTCCTCCTTCAGgctccatgcatgcacacagacattcacaactgcacacatactacacacatccACCATAgggtgtgtgcgcacacacacatgcacgcacgctattagaagagagagggagacagacaaatACAAGCTTCTTCAGGAGTCTggtgaggtggtgcatgcctgcaatcccagaactcaagaggctgagggGGGCGGGGGACTCCTGAGTTCCAGTCCCTGTCTTAAACAGTGAAAAACAGAGGCAGCCTTCTGAAGAGAAATCTGTTCTCGTGCATTTGCCGGCCTTCCGGCATTCCAAAATGTCTCTGCTGTCTCATAGACCCTTAGAGTTAAACTGCAGTTAAAGAGTCCAGCAGAAGGACAGGAGCACAGCCAAGCGCCACCTCCAGAAAAGAGCGAGGCCCATGTCCAGAATCACAAAGTTCCACCTACGACAGGCTCGGCATGGACCCAAGACAGGCATGGGGCCACAAGATCCTTCAGACTCCATGCAGCAGTGGACAGGAAGAGACTGCTGCTTCCTGTAAACAGATCCTCAGGGTTAGAGATCTGTAGAGCACTGGGACGGTTGGTAGGAAAGGAAAAGTAGGGGCACTGGTCTCAGGCCGGGCCTTGACATGTGGCTCTGGATGAAGACCTCACTAGGAAAGCCAAGCCTTCAAATCAGGCAAAGAGTCACCtgggaaacagaaacacacagtggGCAGCCAAGCCTGTGTGAAGAAGCTTAAAGACAATTTCTAATTCTCTTTTAccaaaaaggaaaactgaggacCAGGGACTTTATACACACAGACCATCCATGGACAGACAAAGAGACAAGAAACCTTCCTGTCAACATAAGTAAGAAGTGCCATacacgccaggcagtggtggcacacacctttaatcctagcactcgggaggcagaggcaggtggatctctatgagttcgaggtcagcctggtctacaggagctagttccaggacagccaaggctacacagaaaaaccctgctttgaaaaaccaaaaagaagcgCCATACCCTCTGCCTAAGCCTCTGCCTGGAGTACAGGTGGCTTCCTGGTTCCACCCTCATTCCTGCTCTAGAATCCAACACCACTGCACCCCAGGCTCGAAAACCACACTAGGGCTAGCAGTCTCACTGGACAGCAAGTAGGTGCCGACATCATGAGGCCCAAGGTTCGAAggcacaataaacaaacaaacgaggAAGGCTGTAAGCACCTACACTATCCACTGTGGGTGAAGAGTTACCCAGGGGTGTCACCTGCTGGAAGTGAAAGCCTAGGACCTCCTAAGGAGTCCAGCTGCCCCTTGGGGAAGTAAAAGCTGAGCTGgcctggggagctggctcagtgggtaggaccGTTTGCCACTAAAACATGAGGACAAGCTCGACACCCCAGCATGTAAACAACTGTATATGGCCAtgagggaagtagagacaggaggaaggcTGGAGTGGGCTACCAGCCCGGCCCCAGGTCCAGTAAAAGGCCCTGTCTCTAGAAACTGAGGTGAAGATGGAGAGAACAGGATACCCTCCTCTACCctcagcatgcacacacagacacaagactcagcatgtacatattccacacacacagtatacaaCACAAACTGGGCTCACTCCTGACTGCCCCATGTCCCCTGCCTAGGAGTTGGGTAAAGGTCGGAAGGCCGTGATTGCTCATTCAAATGCATATTTCCCTCCCCACTCTGTTCACCCATCACAGAACCCGCCTGCCTATTGGGGACtacagaccctcagaccctgaattttctatgacccgTTGCCTGCTGGAATAAACACTGTTTTCCTGTACTTGCAGCTGCTCTAggcacgagaccctcatgagcTCCTGATGgtaggggagtggtttctggtgggcttgcagctgaataATTCCGAGAGCTAGGGTGTGGCCCTATATAAACTTCCCTGGAACATAATAAAAagtggcattcttgtttcaaggatgacccctgtctctgtctcttgtgttttaatctccagccccttgcctgactcACGAACCATCCCATGGTGTACAGGCTGAATGGTACACCTACCAAGAACTGGTGGTACCTCCCACCTAACAATTAAAAACACTTGGGCTCACTCCTGGGCACAGTACTATATACAGTACTGTGGTTCctaacacaggcacacatgatGTCCTGCCTTAGACTCCACCACAGCCCCACTGGAAGAAAGCTTCTATCTCCAGGGGACCATGGCCAGAGGTACACAAAGCCTCCAAGTCACACAAGGAAGCCTCTTTAAAATAATGTACTGTATGAAggtccaaaaatgtgagcctatttccatgctgaccaaaggtcagagggttggaacttacctctcgttccttcaaggttattgtgcttctaccgaAAACAAAGATCCCACCTAAATGTAGAGCAGAGAGTTCTGCTATCTAGGTTACTGTCAACAGGtatggctaatagccagaccttgtacttcaggaatagagaagtagatatgttcctacctcaaacaaaagtttaaggatccaactaagttccagttcccttaaggagataactttgTATTCCACCCAGGCAGttgtttgcctacagaatgttttggccTAGGGTATGAGCATgaacttgttttgtttctagCCTGCAACCTTCATTGAAATGTTCATTTCTTATATtatgttaatgtagtttttttgtcatactcctaccttttggggtcaggggtattttaaacagttggaaattaaatgcggacaaatttcagtactcactggaattccttCCTGGTACTATTCCATGTTTctccgttttattattttcactcgcCTCTTCCTATTCTTTTACTCCATTCCTAAATCCCcacacctctaccctggcaagaggtatttttgtcaaggctggtccccaaaCAGCCCAGCCTGTACTACAGAAAGAAACCTTGCTCTGTCAATCATAAACAAATCCACTCTGGACATTCAAACAAGgaacaggagacaggaagaaaacacagggtTAAGGAATAAAAATCCAGGTATGGGCTCCACACTGGGGAGGCTGACGACGGGAAGATTGCCTCCAGTGTAATCCCAAGCTGGGCCAGCCTAAGTGTGCAAACAGGtttcaaacaaaaaatagaatacaGCAAGAGTTTAAGGCCCCAGAATTTCCCCAGGACAGGACCCTGAGGGACACACTTACTGAGCCACTGAAGAGAGGAAGATTTTGAGGAGCACATCTCTGAGAAGGGTGGATGCCGTGCCACCAGGTTGATGAAGCGCTTCAGGGCCCTCCGGCGGCCCTCGATGAACTCCCTGTCGGCTGGAGGAGAGTACAGGGTTACTATGGAGTCTGCGAGCCCTGCTCAGAGTCAGCTTCTGAGGCTAAGAACAGAGGGCAGCAGAGCTCCACCTCCAAGGCCCCAAGCATGCATAGGTGCAGGAATGGCCAAGACTGTCCGTTTCAATGGAGAACACTGGGAGGTTGGGTGCCACACACATCTCTGTTTCCTaggcacttgggagactgaggcaagaaacTATAGCAAGATGGaacacagccagagctacagtgtCTGAGGTCAGGCCTGGACTGCAGAGCTCACACAAAAAGCAGTCTGGAAACCAGTGTAACTTCACACCAGCCACCATATACCACAGGCAACTTAGGAGAATGTGGTAAAACATCACGAGAAGCACACAGCTTTATCATGGCTGATGATGCAGCTCAGCTTCCCTGCACTCATAGCGTAGAAGTTTGTTATTATtagggcaggcatggtggcaagcaggccttaatttcagcacttaagaagctgaggcaggaagactgtgctctcagagagttccaggattATCCAAGTTACAAGTTACTTTAACACAATAccaaaagtcaggtgtggtgacacatgataataccaacactcaggagcaGAGAACAGCTAGTCTTAACGTTaagttttaaaggaaacaaaatgagatAAGGCCCACACCCATACCCACCACCATCCCAAGCCCTCTAAGTGTCCACAAGGCCGGGCTCCAATGCCAAGTCAGGTGACAATGTTTGCCTAGAGTTCTGTCAATCACAGGCACTACGACCTGGTGGATTCAGGCAAGGGTCCTTCCCTGGCAGCTCACTGGTTACTGAGGAGCACAGCTTCCCAGAGGTACAGAGGGCTGGGAAGGAGCAGGCCACCAGAAACCGGAGCCACCAGCAGGTATAAGATGTATACATGTTTTATATCCACATTGAGGAGGTTCACTACATAAAACCCAACCAAGTTCCTCCCTGTGCAGAGTCAATTGCACTAGAAAGGTAGGGAAATGGGGAAAGTGAACTGGCAGTCACTGTGCCTTGTCTAGGCATAAAGTCTTACTTTTCTGTTGTAGAGACAGGGTCTggtatagctcagactggcctggaactcaagatcctcctgcatcaaccACCATGAGTGGCCTACTCATTTAACGGTTGATTACTGTCAGCTTGATTGATAGGATCTGGAATAACCTAGGAGATCAGTTCTAGACAGgtctgtgaggaagtttctagataAGATTCATTGGAGGGAGAAGACACACCCTAAAGGTGACCAGAACTCTGCCCTGGTCTGAGGGTGAGAAAAAGAGCTGAGACCTCCACCTCTCCTTTCCTGACTATGCATGCAATGTAACCAGCTGCCTTATGAGCGCTCCGCAGACTGCACCATCCTTCCTCACATTGCCTTTGTTGGGCATTCTgttatagcaacaagaaaagcaataCAAGCTCGGTGtgatggctcatacctttaatcccagcactcgggtggcagaggcaggtggaactctgttagttccaggccaaccagtgctacacccagaaaccctgtcttgaaaaaccaagagggagagaaggaggggagagagaagcaatACACAGGCCAATCAATCAAGTTTTAGTAGGGTTCTGAGGTCATTGCGGTTCACAAGTAAGATCCTGTGATGGCTGGCACCCTACAAAAAGCAAGTCAGATACTAGTAATCCCATAGACAGCCTAAAGCACCCTGCCAAACAACACTGGGGCCAGAAAGGACCTGAGGCTGGCCACTCTCCTCCAGAACAGGACTAAGCCACAGCTATTACCCCAGAACAACCAAAGCTCGTGTATACTGCAGCCCTGTTGCAAGCCCCTCCTAGACCATAAGCAGCagcatcctgggctacaagaggCCCACCCAGCACCATGCCACTTAGGAGGGCAGCTTGCTCCCACTTCTCTGGCCTCCCTGAACCCTGACTTACCTCCCAGCACTCTCTTGGGCGGAAGGGCTGGCACCATGCGGTATGGGAACTTGTGAAGCAGCACTTCATGGAAGACCACAAAGTCATTGTAGCGTCTGTACACAGAGGACTTGAAACGCTACAAAACAAAGGGAGCACAGCAAGCAGGACATCAGCAACCACACCATTTcttctaggcaggagctctaccactgagccacacctaaGCCCCTCagtgggggattctaggcagctgctctaccactgagccacacaccccagcccttcactgggggattctaggtaggtgctctaccactgagccacaccccagcccctcactgggggattctaggcagggggctctaccactgagccacaccccagcccctcagtgggggagtctaggcaggtgctctaccactgagccacacccagcccctcagtgggggattctaggcaggggctctgccactaggccacaccccagcccctcactgggggattctaggcaggggctctaccactgagccacaccccagcccctcactgggggagtctaggcaggtgctctaccactgagccacacccagcccctcagtgggggattctaggcaggggctctgccactaggccacaccccagcccctcactgggagattctaggcaggggctctaccactgagccacaccccagcccctcagtgggggagtctaggcagctgttctaccactgagccacacaccagcccttcactgggggattctaggtaggtgctctaccactgagccatagcccagcccctcactgggggattctaggcaggggctctgccactgggccacaccccagcccctccctgggggattctaggcagctgctctaccactgagccaaaccccagcccctcactgggggaatctaggcaggtgctctaccactgagtcataccccagcccctcactgggggtttctcagcaggtgctctaccactgagctacatccccatccctctttttactttttgaaatcaGGTCCCACTAagctgcccaggctagccttgaccacACATTGTACTCCAAGCTTCCCCAAGTTTTTGCCAAAAGTAAAAGTTTTACAATTCTatatagaaatacaaattataaCATTTAGATAGCACTTTGCCATGATGAGACTTCTTCACTTCTTTGATGGGAATCATCCTGCTCTTAAAAAGTAAATCatgaggctgaggagatggccagATAGGTACAGTGCTCACTACACAAGcgtaaggacctgaattcagacctCTAGCATCCATGAAAAAGCAggaaggtggcacacacctgtgaccctACCACTGAGAAGTAGAAACAGATcccaacaaggaaagaaaaaaacaaaaaacataggaaaaaaaaccctgcaattCCCACATTTTGTTTACCTGGCCCAGGAGTAAGGGCTGCTTCACTGCAGCTAAGAGTCCCTTCCCAGGTTCTCACAGCTTACACTGTGGCAAGGTAAGACCACAGGGTGGCAGATGGATCTGCTGTCCCCGAGGAGGCCCAGCTCAACTCGGCAAGCCCAAGCACAGTTTGACTGCTGGTGAGCAAAGGCCCTGCGAGTCCTGACTTTACAGAGCAGAGAGTCATTCCTATCATCCcagacttggaaggcagagagaagacttCAGAGTCAGTTGGGGTACCTAGGACTTCCAGACTAGCCTTGGTTACAGACTGcctcaaaagaaggaaggagggaaggagggaaggaggggagaagggagggaggaagggagagaaggaaggaaggaagggaagaaggaaggaaggaaggaaggaaggaaggaaggaaggaaggaaggaaggaaggaaggaggaaggaaggaagggaagaaaggaaggagatgcGGAGGGAGGATGACAGATATGGCAGACATCTGTGACAGGAAGGACACCTGCACACTGGGCCTTTGCCCCAAGATGAGATACTCACTGCTTTTCAGACTAAGCCTGGCACAGCTAGGGCCGTGCGTTCTCAGAAGGGTGTGGGCCCTGTACTGTTCCTACAAGTCTCTCACGTACTGAAGACAGTGTTAACCACGAACTACTCTATCACAGGACAGGTGGCAAAACGCTCCCAAATCCATCCTACCTGGGGCAAGacagccaaaaaacaaaaacaaaacaaaacaacaacaaaaacaaaaacaaacaaacaaacaaaccacatgGATGAAGGCACAAAATGACCAAGATAGGCAAAGCCCTGGAGACACCACATGCGGATCACCAAGACCATCACAGCAGAGCTGTGTCTGATGAACCCAGACATTAGTGTGCCTGAGAGCAGGAAGGTGGCATCACCAAAGAGGTGAAGGGCATGAGCTGGTCCTCCTATGTAAACAGAAGGCAGGGTAGGGGCCCAGATTACCCAAGGATGATGTTCTAATTGTCAGAGAATTTCCCACACTGCCAACCAGCACAGGCATGAACTCTGGAGTCAAAAAGACtgtagctaggcatggtggcaaatgtctttaatcccagtatttggggaATATctgcagacgcaggcagatctctgatagttcaaagcctatctcaaaaaaaaaaaaaaaattctacaagcCAGGTCTGGTAATGCAGGCCTATAATCTGAAAACTCAGGAGGCCAGGGCActaggattgctatgagttcaaagccagctagggttatatagcaagatcctgtcaaaaaaaaaataaaaaaacagacacagagagatattAAGATTCATAAGAAAAAAGATTTCACTCAAAAGAATTGACCTGATAGAGATCCAGTTGAGCTGGAAACCAGCTTCTGGCACCAGCAGGTATTCAGAAGTTGTCTGGCCAGCTCAACTGTGTCATCAGGTGTTGGGTCACACTGTAGAGCCAGCCAGACGGCTCTCCCACCACCCTGTCCCAGGTTGGTCTGGGGCTCTCCCCTGAAGCACGATGTCAAGTCTCAGTTACCTGGCTGGAAACCTCATACTCCACATGCTTGAGGAACAGGCCCTTCTTCTCAGGGATGAGCTCTACCTGCACCGTGTCCCTGGCCAGCAACTCCTGCAGGGTGTAGGACAGCAGCAACGGGTTCCCCTGCGGCATCTGCATTCGCCCAGGGTCCAGGTCCCGCTGCTCAGTGACCTGGGATGTTCGTGGGCCTGAGGAAGACAAGATAAAGACAGGTAACGACAGCTGCTCAGGGAGTAGGGCCTCCCTGTATCCTGTGCTGGCTCAGCAAATGGACTCTGGCCACAGCCACAGAGCCACACCAGACCCACCCCCTTCCCCAGGGTACAACACCCAGAAGAAACCCTACTAGGAGGCTTCATCTGTGTGAATGGATAAGTCCATGGAGAACTATTAAAGAGCAGTTAGGGAGGAAGGGAATGCTTGAAATTTAACAACAATTTATAAattgtttaatttataaattgcttaatttataaattgtaaaacaaacaattataaattgTATAAATTGTTATAAATTCTCCAAAAATGTACAGAGGTcacaaagcacacagagaaatgctgcacATCATTACCACCAGGAAAAAAGACACCACTACCATGATGGTGCCAGTAAACCCATGTCTGTGTACAAGTATGTAGAGGCCATAGGTCAGTCTCACATGTTATCCTTTCTGCCATCtacatcatcttttaaaataggTATATatgtttgccttcatgtatgtctagTAGgttcatgcagtgcccatgggagccagaagagggtattggatgccCTGGACTTGGTGTTAACAGACAG from the Arvicola amphibius chromosome 10, mArvAmp1.2, whole genome shotgun sequence genome contains:
- the Snx8 gene encoding LOW QUALITY PROTEIN: sorting nexin-8 (The sequence of the model RefSeq protein was modified relative to this genomic sequence to represent the inferred CDS: inserted 1 base in 1 codon); the protein is MTGRAMDPLPSAAVAAAAEAEADEEADPPATGPRTSQVTEQRDLDPGRMQMPQGNPLLLSYTLQELLARDTVQVELIPEKKGLFLKHVEYEVSSQRFKSSVYRRYNDFVVFHEVLLHKFPYRMVPALPPKRVLGADREFIEGRRRALKRFINLVARHPPFSXDVLLKIFLSSAGSDVQHKLKEAAQCVGDEFTNCKLAARAKDFLPADIQTQFAMSRELIRNVYNSFYKLRDRAERIATRAIDNAADLLIFGKELSALGSDTTPLPSWAALHLSTWGSLKQALKGLSVEFALLADKAAQQGKKEENDVVEKLNLFLDLLQSYKDLCERHEKGVLHKHQRALHKYGLMKRQMMSAAHGREPESVEQLESRIVEQENVIQTMELRNYFSLYCLHQETQLVHVYLPLTSHILGAFVNSQIQGHKEMSKVWNDLKPKLSCLFAGPHSVLTPPRSPQEDGVCSH